Below is a window of Bacteroidota bacterium DNA.
TAATGTAAACGCTTTTAACCAAAGTATCTGAGCCAGCACAATTTGTTGCTATTAGTGTAACATCATAAGTACCAACGTTTGGATAATAAATGATTGGATTAAGGTCAGTGGAACTTGCAGGAATCCCTCCCTGAAAACTCCATTGAGCAGTTGTTCCGGTTGTACTTGTATTTGTAAATTTTATATAGCTGCCCATCTGTATATTTGAATCATTAGCAAAGAATGAAGCATTCGGAGATGATGGGATGGGGATATTCCATTTCAGAATGCCACACATAAAGCAGGGAGAAAATATCGTTCCTCCAACATACAAGTCGCCATTATAAACAGATAAAGAGTTAATACCGGCAGATGTTATTGCAGACCCGACAGCGCTCCATGCTGTTCCATTCCATTTTGCTATTTTATTGTTGTTGATGGGAATCCCACTAGCAGTGTCAAAATTACCTCCAGCGTATAATTCACAATTGTAAGCAGTCAATGTATAGACATAGTCATCTACTCCCGCACCCAGTGAGTCAAAAGCTGAACCATTCCAACTGGCAATATTATTAGCAGGCACATTACCCGCCATATTGAATCCTCCACCCAAATAAAGCGTCCCACTATATATTCCAAACGACCGAACGGTGCCATTTGTTCCTAATCAAACTGATGACCATGTGCTTCCATCCCAACTTGCAATATAATTAGCAGGATTACTTCCTGCATTAGTGAACCATCCTCCTGTATAAAGTTTCCCATTATATTCAAGTAAAGTCAAAACCATATCGTCAACTCCTGTTCCTACAGGCAACCAAGTTGTGCCATTCCATTTTGCAATGTAATTAGCCGGATTACCTCCAGCAACGGTAAACAAACCTCCTGCATATAATTCTCCATTATATACAGCCAATGCAGAAACTTGATCATTCATACCTGTTCCTACAGGTAACCAAGTTATGCCATTCCATTTTGCAATGTAATTAGCCGGATTTCCGCCAGCAGTTGTAAAATAACCTCCTGCATATAATTCTCCATTATACATTGCTAATGCTCTTACAAAAGCATTTGCTACACCACCCATTCCAGAACCAAGAGAATCCCAGTTAGTGCCATTCCAAGTAAATTTTCCTCCAACACACAACCGGTTATTTAAAGTATCTGTCAGCAAAGCACCTCCGGCACCGGCAGGCACAGAGCCCACTGTAGACCATGTTTGGCAATAACACAAATGGGAGATAAACATTAAAACATTGATGTATAAAAAAGTTCTCATAACATTCTTGCGTTTCATTAGAAGTGTGATTTAAGGAGCGCGCACAATCTTTATACTGGCGATGGCTCCGAAGGAGCAAGTGAGAGCAGTGATTTTTTTCATGTACTTATTGTTTTGGTTGAAAGAAGAAAAGAATGCCGACTCGTATTACGAGGATATACTAAAAAGGTTACTCTCAAACCCTGAAATCTTTTGATTGTATTTGTTGCTTTACCACGCCAATGGTAC
It encodes the following:
- a CDS encoding PKD domain-containing protein — protein: MAGNVPANNIASWNGSAFDSLGAGVDDYVYTLTAYNCELYAGGNFDTASGIPINNNKIAKWNGTAWSAVGSAITSAGINSLSVYNGDLYVGGTIFSPCFMCGILKWNIPIPSSPNASFFANDSNIQMGSYIKFTNTSTTGTTAQWSFQGGIPASSTDLNPIIYYPNVGTYDVTLIATNCAGSDTLVKSVYIKVDSVIHSIAYGQSTDYINVTIYEDRNTVLPDFSATFQYEIYYYKPSLMIL